In a single window of the Candidatus Celerinatantimonas neptuna genome:
- the iolD_1 gene encoding 3D-(3,5/4)-trihydroxycyclohexane-1,2-dione hydrolase: MRVLTDPAQTGAVTLALPQDVQGEAYDYPDYFFSKRVHRLERQAPTEPMLNDAKQLLTQKQKPIIIFGGGAKYALATDAILQFAGRFDIPIAETQAGKGAILSEHPLNVGGIGETGCIAANQLAKEADLVIGIGTRYTDFTTSSKWIFQNPDVDYLNININRFDTFKLDGVQIVADAKTAIQSLLATLQASDYQSNWGDQIQQARADLEAARTRVYQIEYTGDNFIPEVDDHLPREQVYREFKQLTGSVLTQSRVLGFVNDNIPENAIIIGASGSLPGNLQRIWKTRSYNSYHMEYGYSCMGYEVNAALDAKMADPQREVYSLVGDGSFMMLHSELVSSIQENQKINIILFDNMAHGCINNLQIGHGMNSFFTEFRFRDNKPNQLDGRLIPVDYAKIAEGYGCKSYRITNIDGLHQAITDAQKQIISTLIDIKILPKTMLHSYLSWWRVELAEHANKPEIRAASQQLKTNIAKARQY, from the coding sequence ATGCGAGTACTTACTGACCCGGCGCAGACGGGTGCAGTTACACTTGCTTTACCGCAAGATGTACAGGGTGAAGCTTATGACTATCCTGATTATTTCTTTAGTAAACGAGTGCACCGTCTAGAACGCCAGGCCCCGACCGAACCCATGCTAAACGATGCCAAACAACTCCTGACCCAAAAACAAAAACCCATTATCATTTTTGGCGGTGGCGCAAAATACGCTCTGGCAACTGATGCCATTTTACAATTTGCCGGGCGCTTTGATATTCCGATTGCAGAAACTCAGGCCGGTAAAGGGGCTATCTTATCGGAGCACCCTCTCAATGTCGGCGGTATCGGCGAGACAGGTTGCATAGCCGCAAACCAACTGGCCAAAGAAGCCGATCTGGTCATCGGCATTGGCACCCGATATACCGACTTTACCACCTCATCGAAATGGATATTTCAAAATCCTGATGTCGATTACTTAAACATTAATATCAACCGTTTCGATACCTTTAAGCTCGATGGCGTACAAATCGTTGCCGATGCTAAAACAGCCATTCAATCCCTGTTAGCAACCCTCCAGGCATCAGACTATCAAAGTAACTGGGGAGACCAAATTCAACAAGCACGCGCTGACTTAGAAGCCGCAAGAACAAGGGTTTATCAAATCGAATATACCGGCGATAACTTTATTCCAGAGGTTGATGATCATCTTCCCCGTGAGCAGGTCTATCGGGAATTTAAACAACTGACTGGCTCAGTACTCACACAGAGCCGCGTTTTGGGGTTTGTTAACGACAATATTCCAGAAAATGCCATTATTATTGGCGCATCTGGCAGCCTGCCAGGTAACCTTCAGAGAATCTGGAAAACGCGCTCTTACAACAGTTATCATATGGAATATGGCTACTCTTGCATGGGATATGAAGTCAACGCCGCCTTAGATGCAAAAATGGCCGACCCACAACGCGAAGTTTACTCACTGGTCGGTGATGGTTCATTTATGATGCTGCACTCAGAGCTTGTATCATCCATTCAGGAAAACCAAAAAATTAATATTATACTGTTCGACAATATGGCCCACGGATGTATTAATAACCTACAGATTGGCCATGGCATGAACAGCTTCTTTACTGAATTTCGTTTTCGGGATAATAAGCCAAATCAACTGGATGGCAGGCTAATTCCGGTCGACTACGCAAAAATTGCCGAAGGCTATGGCTGTAAGTCATATAGGATCACCAATATAGACGGACTTCATCAGGCAATTACCGATGCGCAAAAACAAATCATATCCACACTCATTGATATTAAAATCTTGCCCAAAACCATGCTACACAGTTACTTAAGCTGGTGGCGGGTTGAGCTAGCCGAACACGCCAATAAACCAGAAATTAGGGCTGCATCACAACAGCTCAAAACAAATATTGCCAAAGCACGGCAATATTAA
- the iolD_2 gene encoding 3D-(3,5/4)-trihydroxycyclohexane-1,2-dione hydrolase, which produces MKTTKLTVAQALVRFLDNQYLEVDGKEIKFIKGIFAIFNHGNVVGLGQALEQNSGELHVHQGRNEQGMAHAAIGYHCANEYLPVLHRSVPELQI; this is translated from the coding sequence ATGAAAACAACTAAACTCACAGTAGCACAAGCATTAGTTCGCTTTCTTGATAATCAATATTTGGAAGTCGATGGTAAAGAGATCAAGTTCATCAAAGGGATCTTTGCTATTTTTAACCATGGTAATGTCGTAGGGCTTGGTCAGGCACTGGAACAAAATAGTGGCGAATTGCACGTTCATCAGGGACGCAACGAACAGGGAATGGCCCATGCAGCCATCGGGTATCACTGCGCCAACGAATATTTGCCTGTACTTCATCGGTCGGTCCCGGAGCTGCAAATATGA
- the iolC_1 gene encoding 5-dehydro-2-deoxygluconokinase: MDKVQKKLDVICIGRIAIDLYGHQIGARLEDMSSFAKYLGGSSGNVAFGTAILGLKSGMLARVGDEHMGRFLREELERVGCDTQYFITDKERLTVLVILGIKDQDTFPLIFYRDHCADMALSEVDIDESYIASLRAVAITRTHLSHPNTRAAVLKALEYAGKHGLKCALDIDYRPVLWG; the protein is encoded by the coding sequence ATGGATAAGGTGCAGAAAAAGCTTGATGTGATCTGTATTGGCCGTATTGCTATTGATTTATATGGACACCAAATTGGTGCGCGTCTGGAAGACATGAGTTCATTTGCAAAATATCTGGGAGGCTCTTCTGGGAATGTTGCTTTTGGCACGGCAATTCTGGGGCTCAAATCAGGTATGTTGGCCCGGGTCGGCGATGAACATATGGGACGGTTTCTACGGGAAGAGCTTGAACGTGTCGGATGTGACACCCAGTATTTTATTACCGATAAAGAACGTCTGACTGTGTTGGTTATTCTGGGAATTAAAGATCAGGATACATTCCCGCTTATTTTTTATCGTGATCATTGTGCAGATATGGCATTGAGTGAGGTTGATATCGATGAGTCCTATATTGCTTCATTACGTGCTGTTGCAATTACCAGGACTCATTTATCTCACCCTAATACCCGGGCTGCGGTGCTTAAAGCGCTGGAGTACGCGGGTAAACATGGCCTCAAATGTGCTCTTGATATCGATTATCGTCCAGTTCTGTGGGGTTGA
- the iolC_2 gene encoding 5-dehydro-2-deoxygluconokinase, producing the protein MGLTSLGDGETRYIGSSSVTASLQEVLHHFDLIVGTEEEFHIAGGTTDTLAALKEVRQVTHATLVCKRGAKGCSVFEGLIPDSWEQTRLYSGVTVKVLNVLGAGDAFMSGLLRGYLNDESWEQSCRYANACGALVVSRHGCAPAMPTKDELDDYLRRVQLVPWPDQDERLNHLHRVAARKVQWPELCVFTFDHRRQLVDMAKAAGQDDSRIPELKQLLLKAAIQTAESEGLVHNRGILADTTFGQDALNEITGRGRWIGRPIELPGSRPLALENGSIGSQLVNWPLEHVVKCLLFYHPNDSAVLKEEQESLIDEVYQACCHLGHELLLEVILPDDQNDKDEVHYATIVERFYQLGIKPDWWKLPSLSHQSWIDIGHLIEAYDPWCRGIVILGLDAPEAELRAGFAQASDVPWVKGFAVGRTIFAEPSGRWLRGKLTDEQLIDQVQDNYRKLICYWREFRA; encoded by the coding sequence GTGGGGTTGACATCGTTAGGTGATGGCGAGACCCGATATATCGGGTCTTCATCTGTCACGGCTTCTTTACAAGAAGTCCTTCATCATTTTGATTTAATTGTCGGAACAGAAGAAGAGTTTCATATTGCCGGCGGAACAACCGATACCCTGGCTGCGCTTAAGGAAGTTCGTCAGGTCACTCATGCCACTTTAGTTTGTAAACGCGGTGCTAAGGGATGCTCGGTTTTTGAAGGGCTGATTCCAGATAGCTGGGAGCAGACTCGTTTGTATAGTGGTGTTACCGTGAAGGTGCTCAATGTATTGGGGGCAGGTGATGCATTTATGTCTGGCTTGTTACGTGGTTACCTGAATGATGAAAGCTGGGAGCAGAGTTGTCGTTATGCGAATGCCTGCGGTGCGTTAGTTGTATCCCGTCATGGCTGTGCACCTGCGATGCCAACCAAAGATGAGCTGGATGATTATTTACGGCGAGTGCAGTTGGTTCCCTGGCCTGATCAAGATGAACGTTTGAATCATCTGCACCGGGTGGCGGCACGTAAAGTGCAATGGCCAGAACTATGTGTGTTTACCTTTGATCACCGCCGCCAATTAGTCGATATGGCCAAAGCAGCCGGACAGGATGATAGCCGTATTCCAGAACTGAAACAATTATTGCTCAAAGCCGCAATTCAGACCGCTGAATCGGAAGGGCTGGTTCATAACAGAGGTATTTTAGCGGATACGACGTTTGGGCAAGATGCGTTAAATGAAATTACCGGCCGGGGACGGTGGATAGGTCGTCCGATTGAACTCCCTGGTTCCAGGCCTCTGGCGCTTGAGAATGGCAGCATTGGTTCGCAGTTGGTGAACTGGCCATTGGAACATGTTGTGAAGTGCCTGTTGTTTTATCATCCCAATGATAGTGCTGTTCTTAAAGAGGAGCAGGAATCGTTAATTGATGAAGTGTATCAGGCTTGTTGCCATCTGGGTCATGAATTGCTTCTTGAGGTGATTTTGCCGGATGATCAAAATGATAAGGATGAAGTGCATTATGCAACTATTGTCGAGCGCTTTTACCAGTTAGGCATTAAGCCCGACTGGTGGAAACTGCCTTCGTTGTCTCATCAGAGCTGGATTGATATCGGTCATCTAATTGAAGCGTATGATCCATGGTGCCGTGGGATTGTGATTCTTGGTCTGGATGCGCCAGAAGCAGAATTAAGAGCTGGTTTTGCGCAAGCATCCGATGTGCCTTGGGTGAAAGGGTTCGCAGTTGGCAGGACAATTTTTGCTGAACCGTCCGGGCGTTGGCTACGCGGTAAACTTACCGATGAACAATTAATTGATCAGGTTCAGGATAATTACCGGAAGTTAATCTGTTACTGGCGTGAGTTTCGTGCTTAG